The Acidobacteriota bacterium DNA window GCGATCAGCCCGTTCCCGTCCAGCATCACGCCCCGCAGGGCGTCGTTCAGCGCGGTCAACGGCAGTGCCTGAATGAACGGCTGCATCGCGTCCGGGAAGTTCGACGAAGCGAAGAAGACGCCGGAGCAGATCCACATCGGGGCCATGACCACGTTCATGATGCCTGAGACGCCCTCGATGGTCTGCGCGCGGCTGGCCGTGAGCAGGCCGATGCCGCCGAAGGTCATCGCCCCGAGCAGCGAGACGGCGGCGAGGCTGGCCAGCGAGCCCTCGATGGGCACGCCGAACATCAGCCGGGCGAAGCCGACCAAGGCGACCAGCTCGAGCGCGAGCAGCACCAGGCGCGCCGTCACGAGGGCGGCCAGGTACTGGTGGCGCCGCATCGGCGTCGCGATGAGCCGCTTGAGCAGCTTGCGCGTGCGTTGCACCACCAGCGTGAAGCCGATGCCCCACATGCCGGTCCCCATGATGTTCATGCCGAGCAGGCCGGGGATCAGCCAGTCGATGTAGCGGCTGCCGGGGGCGGTGACCGTCTCGTTCCGGCCGGTCCAGACGTCCCTGCGGCCGGCGGCGCGCTGCAGCAGGTCGTCTACCGTCTGCCGGGCCAGCCGGCTCTCCGGCCGCGTCGGGTCGTAGCGGTACGTGGGCGGATCGCCCGGCGCGACCACGACGTGCGCGAGCCCGTCGCGCAGCGCGGCCGCCGTCGCACCGGGAGCGAGGGACACGATCTCGACGCTCTCGTGCGCCGCCAGCGCGTCGAGCAGCTCCGCGGCGCCGGCTCCCTGCTCGACGGCGACCGCCACCGGCGCCTCGGAAGGCGATTGGAAGGCTATCCCGAGCGCGAGGGCCATCAGCAGCGGGAAGATGAAGACCCAGAAGATCATCTCCGGCTCGCGCACCAGCAGGAGCAGCCGGGTGATCGTCATCTCGACGAAGGGATGCCGCGGTTCCGCGGATGCCGGCTCAGTCATCGCGGAGTCGATGTCCCGTCAGCGCCACGAACACGTCCTCGAGGGTGGCGGTGCGCGTGGCCAGCGTCTCG harbors:
- a CDS encoding ABC transporter permease, translating into MTEPASAEPRHPFVEMTITRLLLLVREPEMIFWVFIFPLLMALALGIAFQSPSEAPVAVAVEQGAGAAELLDALAAHESVEIVSLAPGATAAALRDGLAHVVVAPGDPPTYRYDPTRPESRLARQTVDDLLQRAAGRRDVWTGRNETVTAPGSRYIDWLIPGLLGMNIMGTGMWGIGFTLVVQRTRKLLKRLIATPMRRHQYLAALVTARLVLLALELVALVGFARLMFGVPIEGSLASLAAVSLLGAMTFGGIGLLTASRAQTIEGVSGIMNVVMAPMWICSGVFFASSNFPDAMQPFIQALPLTALNDALRGVMLDGNGLIANGPDLLILAAWAVASFGVALRIFRWR